A portion of the Acidisarcina polymorpha genome contains these proteins:
- a CDS encoding Dps family protein, whose translation MTTKAELMDRQKSALSTPSDISGEARKDITGALNVLLADFFALYVKTKNFHWHMSGPHFRDYHLLLDDHAEQIFDATDDIAERVRKIGGTTVRSIGHIARLQRIADNDAEYVTPEDMLSELHEDEKALVLSMRAVHTLCDDAEDVATASLLENWIDQSQRRAWFLFETTRR comes from the coding sequence ATGACAACAAAAGCTGAACTCATGGATCGACAAAAGTCGGCCCTCTCCACTCCATCCGACATTTCGGGTGAGGCGCGAAAGGACATCACCGGCGCACTCAATGTATTGCTGGCAGATTTCTTCGCCCTCTACGTGAAGACGAAGAACTTTCATTGGCACATGAGCGGCCCACACTTCAGGGACTATCATCTTCTGCTCGACGACCACGCAGAACAGATCTTCGACGCCACTGACGATATCGCTGAACGCGTTCGTAAGATCGGTGGAACCACCGTTCGCTCGATTGGTCACATTGCCAGGTTGCAGCGGATCGCCGACAACGATGCAGAGTATGTCACTCCCGAGGACATGCTTAGCGAGCTTCATGAGGATGAGAAGGCTCTGGTCCTGAGCATGCGGGCTGTTCACACCCTTTGCGATGATGCGGAAGACGTCGCCACCGCTAGTCTCCTCGAGAATTGGATCGATCAGTCCCAGCGTCGAGCGTGGTTCTTGTTCGAAACGACCCGTCGTTAA
- a CDS encoding DUF3467 domain-containing protein — protein MSSSQPPSPSHPKVTLTNAPDYRDTYANSVQIRVSMWDFHLTFGTLRRETPEEVNIENSQGIYLSPQQAKAFWNILGQNLAQYQQTFGNIALEPQPPQLPTGPVN, from the coding sequence ATGAGCTCAAGTCAACCCCCGTCCCCTTCTCATCCCAAGGTCACTCTCACCAACGCTCCGGATTATCGCGACACGTACGCCAACAGTGTCCAGATCCGGGTCAGCATGTGGGATTTTCATCTCACCTTTGGAACCCTCCGCCGGGAGACTCCGGAAGAGGTGAATATAGAGAACTCTCAGGGCATTTATCTCAGCCCGCAGCAGGCCAAAGCATTCTGGAATATCCTCGGTCAGAATCTCGCACAATACCAGCAGACCTTTGGCAACATAGCCCTCGAGCCGCAACCTCCGCAACTCCCCACTGGCCCGGTGAACTAG
- a CDS encoding glycosyltransferase family 39 protein gives MKSEPIPQLRSPGILGVRRDRPVALWMLLPLFFVGVYLTHITLLRLPYYWDEAGYYIPAAYDFFRTGSLIPSTTLSNAHPPLPSIYLAFWWKLGGMVPSVTRTAMCLIAALALLACYRIALVLTGRVDVAATTAILTALYPVWFAQSTLAHADVFAAAATLWALSFVFQGGFRQYVTAAVLFSIAALCKETAIAVPLSLLLFELAVSLKTRSIRATSNPLTLRLKALLLIVPALPLALWYVYHSHKTGFVFGNPEYLRYNATATLTPMRVLLALGHRILHITVYMNLFVPVLCMFAAMILPALPEESGPLRPRVPFDAQAKIYAIISTNLLLFSVLGGALLTRYLLPLYPLMVLLCVNTWRRRVRYWPALALLTAVAFFAGFRLNPPYRFAPEDNLAYADVIRLHQQAIGRIVRQYPNATVLTAWPATDELSKPELGYVRRPVAVIKIEDFSPPEIQRATQITDSYSVALAFSTKYDPPNLPFSLGPKSEALDARFFGFHHDLTPIAIAEELDGRVVWEGERHGQWAAVLHFDRPQLAALPER, from the coding sequence ATGAAATCAGAGCCCATCCCGCAGCTTCGCTCTCCTGGCATTCTGGGTGTTCGCCGTGATCGTCCTGTGGCGCTGTGGATGCTCCTGCCACTCTTTTTCGTTGGCGTTTATCTCACTCACATCACCTTGCTGCGTCTTCCGTATTATTGGGACGAAGCCGGGTACTACATTCCCGCCGCCTACGATTTCTTTCGTACCGGATCGCTCATCCCCAGCACAACACTCTCGAACGCTCATCCGCCGCTACCCTCTATTTATCTCGCATTCTGGTGGAAGCTGGGCGGGATGGTGCCGTCGGTCACCCGGACGGCCATGTGTTTGATCGCGGCACTCGCTTTGCTGGCCTGCTATCGCATCGCCCTCGTTCTCACCGGACGAGTCGATGTTGCGGCGACCACCGCAATATTGACTGCTCTCTACCCGGTCTGGTTTGCGCAAAGCACCTTGGCGCATGCAGATGTCTTCGCCGCAGCCGCTACACTCTGGGCGCTTTCCTTTGTCTTTCAAGGAGGATTTCGCCAATATGTCACCGCAGCTGTGCTTTTCTCGATCGCCGCGCTGTGCAAAGAGACGGCCATCGCCGTCCCACTCTCGTTGCTACTCTTTGAGCTTGCTGTCTCCCTCAAGACTCGAAGTATTCGTGCCACGTCGAATCCACTTACGCTTCGACTCAAAGCGCTTCTACTCATCGTGCCCGCGTTGCCCCTGGCTCTCTGGTATGTCTATCACTCGCATAAGACAGGCTTCGTCTTCGGCAATCCCGAGTACCTGCGCTACAACGCTACCGCGACCCTCACGCCGATGCGGGTATTACTTGCCCTGGGCCATCGAATCCTGCACATCACGGTCTACATGAACCTCTTCGTTCCCGTACTCTGCATGTTCGCGGCGATGATCCTGCCTGCCTTGCCCGAGGAGTCGGGACCTCTCCGTCCCCGCGTTCCGTTCGATGCGCAGGCGAAAATTTACGCCATCATATCCACCAACCTACTACTGTTCTCGGTCCTCGGCGGCGCGTTGCTCACTCGCTATCTGCTGCCCCTCTATCCCCTGATGGTCTTGCTCTGCGTTAACACCTGGAGGCGCCGGGTTCGCTATTGGCCGGCGCTCGCTCTGCTCACCGCTGTCGCCTTTTTTGCCGGATTTAGACTCAACCCGCCCTATCGCTTCGCCCCCGAAGACAACCTTGCTTATGCCGATGTTATTCGTCTGCATCAACAGGCGATCGGACGCATCGTTCGTCAATATCCAAATGCCACCGTGCTCACCGCCTGGCCGGCCACCGACGAACTCTCCAAGCCCGAACTCGGCTATGTGCGCCGGCCCGTAGCGGTAATCAAGATCGAAGACTTTTCTCCTCCCGAGATTCAGCGAGCGACGCAGATCACCGATTCCTACTCCGTAGCCTTGGCGTTTTCGACGAAATACGACCCGCCAAATTTGCCCTTCAGCCTTGGTCCTAAAAGCGAAGCTCTCGATGCCCGCTTTTTTGGCTTCCACCATGACCTGACGCCCATTGCTATCGCCGAGGAACTCGATGGCCGGGTTGTATGGGAAGGTGAGCGTCACGGACAATGGGCAGCGGTGCTCCACTTCGACCGTCCGCAATTGGCAGCATTGCCGGAGAGGTGA
- a CDS encoding ornithine cyclodeaminase family protein yields the protein MRFIDREEVAARLTYEVCIPIMRQAMIALSRGETKQLLRSIIPLSEGRLFGIMPGAMGSHAPFGAKLISVCRDNFADGKQSHQGLVVLFEPETGAPVCAVHAGEITAIRTASASAAATDALARKDARRLVLLGYGEQAASHAGAICLVRDLESIVVWGRSPERAHSFAERLRTKLGLPVSTAGSVQEAVAHADIICTVTSATEPILRGEWVRPGTHLNLVGSSYAGPAEVDNDLVLRSRFVADSREGVLHQGAEFIRARAAGLVRDEHIVAEIGQVLMGEIVGRRSAEEITVYKSLGHIVQDLASAWALYAPQSPVPAHGI from the coding sequence TTGCGATTTATCGACCGTGAAGAAGTTGCCGCACGGCTTACTTACGAAGTATGCATCCCCATCATGCGCCAGGCAATGATTGCATTGTCGAGGGGAGAGACGAAGCAACTCTTGCGCTCCATCATTCCCTTGTCCGAGGGTCGATTATTTGGAATCATGCCCGGGGCAATGGGCTCACACGCCCCCTTCGGGGCAAAATTAATCAGCGTTTGCCGCGATAACTTCGCCGACGGCAAACAGTCGCATCAGGGGCTCGTCGTGCTCTTCGAACCCGAAACTGGAGCGCCTGTTTGCGCCGTTCATGCCGGCGAAATTACGGCCATTCGCACAGCATCCGCGAGCGCAGCAGCGACCGACGCATTGGCCCGCAAAGATGCTCGACGCCTTGTGCTGCTTGGCTATGGCGAGCAGGCTGCGAGCCACGCGGGGGCGATCTGTTTGGTCCGTGACCTCGAATCGATTGTCGTTTGGGGGCGGTCGCCGGAACGCGCCCACAGCTTCGCCGAGCGGCTACGGACAAAACTTGGCCTGCCAGTATCTACGGCAGGATCTGTACAGGAAGCGGTCGCCCATGCCGACATCATCTGTACAGTTACCTCGGCAACTGAGCCGATTTTGCGGGGCGAATGGGTGCGACCAGGCACCCATCTGAATCTAGTTGGGTCTAGCTACGCGGGGCCGGCGGAAGTAGACAACGACCTTGTGCTCCGCTCGCGATTCGTTGCCGACAGTCGCGAGGGCGTCCTGCATCAAGGCGCAGAGTTCATCCGCGCCAGGGCGGCCGGCTTGGTCCGAGACGAACATATCGTCGCCGAGATCGGTCAAGTTCTAATGGGTGAGATTGTAGGCCGCCGCTCCGCCGAGGAAATTACGGTATACAAGTCGCTTGGTCATATAGTTCAAGACCTGGCTAGCGCGTGGGCCCTCTACGCCCCACAGTCTCCAGTGCCAGCACACGGAATTTAA
- a CDS encoding Ig-like domain repeat protein, whose protein sequence is MKKCRFSVCGVATVLLLISLAASGQRSGAQNPTQHGANTLGSSQKLFSELTARVAADPADAICARSAAGALVSDPPSIASTGGVLEVTFHYQSAVDAAGLTRYCYVYTDSTGAAQEAPTLEVNPGDKLIIHFYNDLTAPAAADAAAHVMKGMKMAAAPGAAASPADSACSATTVTSTSTNIHFHGTNAAPVCHQDEVVHTLIQPQQEFDYTVQIPADEPPGAYWYHSHAHGFSDPQLTGGASGVIIVQGIENVNPIVAGLPERVFVMRDQYLPASEANAAGAPKTDLSINYVPVLFPSYTPAVIQTLPAEKEFWRVLNTSADTLLDLEVLVNNVAQPLQIVSVDGVPLTDSSGNPTTTTVTSYAMSPASRIEFVVTTPVVGATAQLVTETWNNGPSGDADPGRPIANIVSSTSAPSAVPAIKRLPAQTRAQTVTRFAAINATTPVTQRTLYFSVKSDFTEFYITPDGQTPTVFRMDGPPNITVTEGTVEQWTIENRSTMDHNFHIHQLHFQTLAVNGVAVNDLTRRDTVDVPHWSGKASDPYPSVTLLMDFRDPNIVGTFVYHCHILSHEDLGMMGMIQVLPGATTTTLTASPANTSAGTTVTLTATVAPSAGNGTPTGTVTFQNGATTLGTGTLNSAGVATLTTTALPIGGNSITAVYSGDSSFAASTATAVAITITAAATTTTLTASPTSVQFGANVTLTATVTAPAGTGTLAGSVTFLNGSTTLATVPLNAAGVATFSTTALPPGSASITATYAGNSAFASSTSAPVTVPVQAATTTTLAASPTSLSFGGNVTLTSTVTAPAGAGTVSGSVAFLNGSTTLGTAPLNSAGVATLSITSLPPGSAALTAAYAGNSAFASSTSAPVTVAVQAAATTTTLSASPTTALFGASVAFTATVAAPAGAGIPSGSVTFLNGVTALGTAPLNGSGVATFSTTTLPVGSASITAAYAGGGNFGASTSTAIPVTITAPPPADFSVAAAPTTLTMAPGGTGMSTVTISPLNGFNSAVTFACTGLPTASTCTFSPASVTPNGTAAITTTVTINTTAASAKVLPLLPSNSGPLYALVLPGIGALLGLGRLRRRLPAPLQRTAIATAALALGLGIGACGSGATMSSPQNGGTPAGTSTVTVTATSGATAHTAALTLTIAH, encoded by the coding sequence ATGAAGAAGTGCCGTTTTAGTGTGTGCGGAGTAGCAACGGTTCTGCTGTTGATATCATTGGCGGCTTCGGGGCAACGGTCTGGTGCGCAGAATCCAACCCAGCATGGAGCGAACACTCTAGGCAGTTCGCAAAAACTATTCTCCGAGCTAACGGCTCGCGTAGCGGCCGACCCAGCTGACGCAATTTGCGCACGGTCGGCAGCCGGAGCGTTGGTATCTGATCCGCCATCGATTGCCAGTACCGGGGGAGTGCTCGAGGTAACGTTTCATTACCAGTCGGCAGTCGATGCGGCTGGTCTCACGCGATACTGCTACGTGTATACGGATTCGACCGGCGCTGCACAGGAAGCGCCCACGCTCGAGGTCAATCCCGGCGACAAATTGATCATTCATTTCTACAACGATTTGACCGCGCCTGCGGCCGCCGATGCTGCTGCGCATGTCATGAAGGGAATGAAGATGGCAGCTGCCCCGGGAGCGGCGGCAAGCCCTGCCGACAGCGCCTGTTCGGCGACCACTGTCACGTCGACAAGCACAAATATACATTTTCACGGAACAAATGCAGCGCCTGTATGCCATCAGGATGAAGTCGTGCACACGTTGATTCAGCCGCAGCAGGAGTTTGACTACACGGTGCAGATTCCAGCGGATGAGCCACCCGGCGCTTATTGGTATCACTCGCATGCGCATGGATTCAGCGATCCTCAACTGACCGGTGGCGCCTCCGGCGTCATCATTGTTCAGGGCATTGAAAACGTAAATCCTATCGTCGCCGGCTTGCCGGAGCGGGTCTTTGTAATGCGCGACCAATACCTGCCGGCATCCGAGGCGAATGCGGCGGGAGCTCCGAAGACCGACCTTTCGATCAATTACGTGCCGGTGCTCTTTCCCTCTTATACTCCTGCGGTGATTCAGACCCTTCCAGCCGAGAAGGAATTCTGGAGAGTCTTAAATACATCGGCGGACACGCTGCTTGATTTGGAAGTGCTCGTCAATAACGTCGCCCAACCGTTACAAATCGTCTCCGTCGACGGAGTGCCTTTAACCGATAGCAGTGGCAACCCGACCACGACGACCGTGACCAGTTACGCAATGAGTCCTGCCTCGCGCATCGAGTTTGTGGTGACGACACCGGTGGTAGGAGCGACCGCGCAATTAGTTACCGAGACATGGAATAACGGCCCGAGCGGCGATGCAGATCCCGGTCGCCCCATTGCGAATATTGTGAGCAGCACCAGTGCTCCTTCAGCGGTCCCTGCCATCAAGCGTCTGCCGGCGCAGACTCGCGCGCAGACCGTGACGCGCTTCGCCGCCATAAATGCGACGACACCGGTGACGCAAAGAACGCTCTATTTTTCAGTGAAGTCCGATTTCACTGAGTTCTACATCACTCCGGATGGGCAAACGCCTACCGTCTTTAGAATGGACGGGCCGCCTAATATTACGGTCACTGAGGGTACGGTCGAGCAATGGACCATCGAGAACCGCTCCACGATGGACCATAATTTTCATATTCATCAGTTGCACTTTCAAACTCTTGCAGTGAATGGAGTGGCGGTCAATGATTTAACTCGGCGGGACACGGTCGACGTTCCTCACTGGAGTGGAAAAGCCTCTGATCCTTACCCGAGCGTGACTCTGCTGATGGATTTCCGCGATCCCAATATCGTCGGTACGTTCGTCTATCACTGTCACATCCTCTCGCATGAAGACCTTGGCATGATGGGGATGATCCAGGTGCTGCCGGGCGCAACGACGACCACGTTAACGGCATCGCCAGCCAATACCTCTGCCGGAACGACGGTGACGCTCACGGCGACGGTCGCTCCCAGCGCGGGCAATGGAACCCCGACCGGGACAGTGACCTTTCAGAACGGCGCCACGACGCTCGGCACCGGCACTCTGAACAGCGCGGGGGTGGCCACATTGACGACCACGGCGCTGCCGATTGGCGGTAACTCGATCACGGCTGTCTATTCCGGCGACAGTTCCTTTGCTGCATCGACTGCCACTGCGGTGGCGATCACGATCACCGCCGCAGCCACCACAACCACACTTACGGCCTCTCCAACTTCCGTACAATTCGGCGCAAATGTGACCCTGACGGCAACCGTGACGGCGCCCGCAGGGACAGGCACGCTAGCCGGCAGCGTTACATTTCTCAACGGCAGCACCACCCTTGCAACCGTGCCCCTGAACGCGGCCGGAGTTGCTACTTTCAGCACCACAGCGCTGCCCCCAGGAAGCGCCTCCATTACCGCTACGTACGCCGGGAATAGCGCATTTGCGAGTTCGACCTCGGCGCCGGTTACGGTCCCTGTGCAGGCGGCCACCACAACCACGCTTGCAGCTTCTCCAACTTCGCTATCGTTCGGCGGAAATGTGACCTTGACTTCGACCGTGACGGCGCCCGCGGGAGCAGGTACGGTTTCCGGCAGCGTTGCTTTTCTTAACGGGAGCACCACTCTTGGAACCGCGCCACTGAACAGCGCTGGAGTCGCAACTCTCAGCATCACTTCGCTGCCCCCGGGTAGTGCGGCCCTTACTGCTGCGTACGCCGGGAATAGCGCGTTTGCCAGTTCGACCTCGGCGCCAGTTACAGTGGCCGTGCAGGCGGCGGCGACGACCACGACCCTCTCGGCTTCACCAACCACCGCACTTTTCGGTGCAAGCGTGGCCTTCACGGCGACCGTCGCGGCTCCGGCGGGCGCTGGAATCCCGTCGGGCAGTGTGACTTTTCTAAACGGCGTCACTGCGCTTGGCACCGCGCCCTTGAACGGTAGCGGCGTAGCAACCTTCAGTACAACCACCCTTCCGGTAGGAAGCGCATCGATCACGGCGGCTTATGCGGGCGGTGGCAATTTTGGCGCGTCTACTTCGACCGCGATACCTGTGACGATCACGGCCCCCCCTCCCGCCGACTTTAGTGTGGCGGCCGCTCCGACCACGCTGACCATGGCGCCGGGGGGCACGGGAATGAGCACCGTGACGATCAGCCCGCTGAATGGGTTCAATAGTGCGGTTACGTTTGCCTGCACCGGGTTGCCGACTGCGTCGACGTGCACGTTCAGCCCCGCGAGTGTCACGCCGAACGGGACCGCCGCGATCACGACCACGGTGACAATCAATACAACGGCGGCTTCAGCCAAAGTATTGCCGCTACTACCATCCAACTCCGGGCCGCTGTATGCTCTGGTCCTCCCAGGGATCGGGGCGTTGTTGGGTCTGGGAAGACTGCGCAGGAGATTGCCCGCTCCCTTACAGCGCACAGCCATTGCAACTGCCGCGCTGGCGCTGGGTTTGGGCATCGGTGCTTGTGGGAGCGGTGCTACGATGTCTTCGCCTCAGAATGGAGGCACTCCTGCCGGGACCAGCACAGTTACTGTGACTGCGACTTCAGGAGCGACCGCACATACTGCCGCGCTGACATTAACGATTGCGCATTAG
- a CDS encoding NfeD family protein produces MRNCSKSRAFATLLILRSALLVSLAAALFAPFCKAAAPQVVVLHLNDTIQPVSDEYLTRGLKEAEDRRAEAILIELNTPGGLLDTTREMVRQILDSPTPVIVYVAPSGSRAGSAGFFLLEAADIAAMAPGTNAGASHPVIEGGQLDPIMKQKLENDTTAFLRSFVARRNRNTAAAEDAVLNSKSYTEQEALKLNLITLVDSSERGLLDSIDGKTVTRFSGVTKTLHTKGAELVVIDPTTREQLLDKLTNPNLAVLFLIAGGLLIYLEFNVPGTIIPGALGTLLVCISLFSLNLLPVRYTAVALVVAALILLVLEAKFASHGVLATAGTLCLVFGLLTLVDGPIPELRVHVATATAAGIAFGLITLFLVRIAIRARRNKSVMGVDALIGLTAIAQQPLSPSGQVLVHGELWQAESPLPIAPGEPVKVRAVRDLTLLVDRIPSGASGLTSSGTT; encoded by the coding sequence GTGAGAAATTGCAGCAAAAGCCGCGCCTTCGCCACCCTCCTCATTCTGCGCAGTGCTTTGCTTGTCTCGCTCGCCGCCGCCCTTTTTGCCCCCTTCTGCAAGGCCGCTGCCCCCCAAGTCGTGGTTCTCCACTTGAATGACACTATCCAGCCCGTCAGTGATGAATATCTGACCCGCGGCCTCAAAGAGGCTGAAGATCGTCGCGCAGAAGCCATCCTCATCGAACTCAATACCCCGGGGGGCTTGCTCGACACCACCCGCGAGATGGTTCGTCAAATCCTGGATTCGCCCACCCCGGTCATCGTTTATGTTGCTCCTTCGGGAAGCCGCGCCGGCTCGGCTGGCTTCTTCCTGCTCGAAGCCGCCGACATTGCCGCGATGGCGCCCGGCACCAACGCCGGCGCCTCCCATCCCGTCATCGAGGGCGGTCAGCTCGACCCCATCATGAAGCAGAAGCTGGAAAACGATACCACTGCGTTTTTGCGCTCCTTCGTTGCCCGCCGCAACCGTAATACTGCCGCCGCCGAAGATGCCGTTCTCAATTCCAAGTCCTACACTGAACAGGAAGCCCTCAAGCTGAACCTAATCACTCTTGTCGACTCTAGCGAACGCGGGCTGCTCGATTCGATCGACGGCAAAACAGTGACCCGCTTCAGCGGCGTTACCAAGACGCTGCACACCAAGGGAGCGGAACTCGTCGTCATCGATCCAACCACCCGCGAGCAGCTCCTCGACAAGCTCACCAATCCTAACCTGGCCGTCCTCTTCCTCATCGCGGGCGGTTTGTTGATTTATCTAGAGTTCAATGTGCCTGGAACCATTATCCCCGGCGCACTCGGCACCCTGCTCGTCTGCATCTCGCTCTTCTCGCTGAATCTGCTGCCGGTTCGTTACACCGCGGTCGCGCTGGTCGTCGCGGCGCTCATCCTGCTGGTACTCGAAGCAAAATTCGCCAGCCATGGCGTGCTCGCCACCGCGGGTACGCTCTGTCTCGTCTTCGGCTTGCTCACCCTCGTCGACGGCCCCATTCCTGAACTCCGAGTCCACGTCGCCACTGCCACCGCCGCCGGGATAGCCTTCGGACTTATCACCCTTTTCCTCGTCCGCATCGCCATTCGCGCTCGCCGCAATAAATCCGTCATGGGCGTCGATGCTCTCATCGGCCTCACCGCCATTGCCCAGCAGCCGCTCTCACCGTCCGGCCAGGTCCTCGTCCATGGCGAACTCTGGCAAGCCGAATCTCCCCTACCCATCGCTCCTGGCGAACCGGTCAAAGTCCGTGCCGTTCGCGACCTTACCCTGTTAGTAGATCGGATTCCCAGTGGAGCTTCCGGCCTAACTAGCAGCGGAACAACTTAG
- the efp gene encoding elongation factor P, whose amino-acid sequence MAALIDAIDIKRKMFFEYEDAPFYCLESDISTPTARGGQTLVRLKMRNMLTHAVFDKTFKASDKFKEPDLQTVEATYLYSDGDGSYFLDQESFETLALTDDMVGRALDFLIEGTIIQIDKYNGNPIGLQLPTHVELTVAYTEPGVRGDTASGAVTKPAKLNTGIEIRVPFFIKEGEKIKVSTETGEFGGRA is encoded by the coding sequence ATGGCAGCACTCATCGACGCCATCGACATCAAGCGCAAGATGTTTTTCGAGTACGAAGATGCTCCTTTTTATTGCCTGGAGTCGGACATCTCCACTCCTACGGCGAGAGGCGGTCAGACACTCGTCCGCTTGAAGATGCGCAACATGCTCACCCACGCAGTCTTCGACAAAACCTTCAAGGCGAGCGACAAGTTCAAAGAGCCTGACCTTCAGACCGTTGAAGCGACCTACCTCTACAGCGATGGCGACGGCTCCTACTTTCTCGATCAAGAAAGCTTCGAGACCCTCGCGCTCACCGACGATATGGTGGGTCGAGCTCTTGATTTCCTCATTGAAGGCACCATCATTCAGATCGATAAATACAACGGCAACCCGATCGGACTACAGCTGCCAACCCACGTGGAATTGACCGTCGCCTATACTGAACCGGGAGTGCGCGGCGACACCGCCAGCGGTGCAGTCACGAAACCAGCAAAACTCAACACCGGCATCGAGATTCGCGTACCCTTCTTCATCAAAGAAGGAGAGAAAATCAAGGTTTCGACCGAAACCGGTGAGTTCGGCGGACGAGCGTAG
- a CDS encoding tetratricopeptide repeat protein: MKLPACFRLLALATALGIPLYTPAQQPAASAEALAADPSPRGHLILVLPFENHSTQPNVDWMSESMPEVMNRRLDSAGFLAISREDRLYALDHLGLPPNFRPSRASTIRLAQNLDADSVIIGSYSSDGKRITINARILDITSLKLNPPVEEQVDLPRLLDGINSLAWRLVRQIDPAYSVAEQTFVAADAKLPLSAFENYIRGLVEDAPAERIKHLQEAVRLDPTYAQAWLALGKLYFINQQFELAAAALDKVPRTDPGALHAAFDRGLASFYTGNYPRAEEAFGFVATQLPLSEVINNQGVAASRRNQDAAPLFQRAIDSDPKDPDYHFNLALALRRRNDIPGAMREVGECLKLRPQDSEAQALLVTLQGAASGGAAKTNASLATGAADSNSAGPLERIKRNYNESAFRQAAYEIDQMQAMKLETLPPAARAAAFASTGVRYLNNGLLLEAERQFQDALQADSTNEAAHAGLAQIRERSGDSDGARLQAQQSLQLKPNVDAHLVLARLDLQANQLSSAAGEVSQALKLEPRNAAALGLRQALQSRGQQVP, translated from the coding sequence GTGAAACTACCCGCATGCTTTCGCCTGCTCGCTCTCGCAACGGCACTCGGAATACCTTTGTACACGCCAGCACAACAGCCGGCCGCCTCGGCTGAAGCCCTCGCTGCCGATCCCTCTCCGCGTGGGCACTTAATCCTGGTACTCCCTTTCGAAAACCACTCCACGCAGCCGAATGTCGATTGGATGAGCGAGTCGATGCCGGAAGTGATGAACCGCCGCTTGGACTCCGCTGGCTTCCTTGCCATTTCTCGCGAAGATCGCCTTTACGCTCTCGACCATCTCGGACTTCCGCCGAACTTCCGCCCCTCCCGCGCCAGCACCATTCGTCTCGCCCAGAATCTCGATGCCGATTCGGTCATCATTGGTTCTTATAGCAGCGACGGCAAGCGGATCACCATCAATGCTCGCATCCTCGACATCACCTCACTCAAGCTCAATCCACCGGTCGAGGAGCAGGTCGACCTGCCACGCTTGCTCGACGGCATCAATAGCCTTGCGTGGCGCCTGGTTCGGCAAATCGATCCCGCCTATTCGGTGGCCGAACAGACGTTTGTGGCCGCCGACGCGAAACTTCCGCTCAGCGCCTTTGAGAACTACATTCGCGGTCTGGTCGAGGACGCTCCGGCAGAACGAATAAAGCACTTGCAAGAAGCGGTGCGGCTTGATCCCACCTACGCCCAGGCGTGGCTTGCACTAGGAAAGCTCTACTTCATCAACCAGCAATTTGAACTCGCAGCGGCAGCGCTCGACAAGGTGCCGAGGACCGATCCTGGAGCCCTGCACGCTGCCTTTGATCGCGGACTCGCCTCCTTCTACACCGGCAACTATCCCAGGGCGGAAGAGGCCTTCGGCTTCGTCGCCACCCAACTCCCGCTCTCCGAGGTCATCAACAACCAGGGAGTCGCCGCCAGCCGGCGCAACCAGGATGCTGCCCCGCTTTTTCAGCGGGCGATCGACAGTGATCCTAAGGATCCCGACTATCACTTCAACCTCGCCCTTGCGCTCCGCCGCCGCAACGATATTCCTGGAGCTATGCGCGAGGTAGGCGAGTGCCTCAAGCTCCGCCCCCAGGATTCGGAGGCCCAGGCACTGCTTGTGACTCTTCAGGGCGCGGCCTCCGGTGGCGCCGCAAAGACAAATGCCTCGCTCGCGACAGGAGCCGCAGACAGCAACTCCGCCGGACCGCTCGAGCGTATCAAGCGCAATTACAATGAGTCCGCATTTCGCCAGGCCGCTTACGAAATCGATCAGATGCAGGCAATGAAGCTGGAGACCCTCCCGCCCGCTGCACGGGCCGCCGCCTTTGCGTCGACCGGCGTTCGCTACTTGAACAACGGCCTTCTCCTCGAGGCGGAGCGCCAGTTTCAAGACGCACTCCAAGCGGATTCCACCAACGAGGCCGCCCACGCCGGCCTCGCTCAGATCCGTGAGCGTAGCGGGGACAGCGACGGGGCCCGCCTACAGGCACAGCAATCACTCCAGTTAAAGCCGAATGTCGACGCGCACCTTGTGCTCGCCCGGCTCGACCTCCAGGCCAATCAACTCTCCTCCGCTGCCGGCGAAGTCAGTCAGGCGCTCAAGCTCGAACCCAGGAACGCTGCCGCCCTTGGCTTGCGGCAAGCGCTACAATCGAGGGGTCAGCAGGTGCCGTGA